GGTTCGGCACGCGGCACAGGTGCCCGGCGCGTTCGAGCCGGTCGACCGTCCCGGTGACCGCCGGGCCCGTCAGGCCGAGGTGCGACACGAGGTCCTTCACCCGGACCGTCCGGTCGGCCGCGGCGGCGCGGGCGACGAACTGCAGGACCGTGAGGTCCGAGCCGGAGACGGAGAGGCGTTCGCGCAGTCGGCCGCGGAGGGCACCCATCGCGGCTTCGAGCCGGGTGATCGCCGCCGTCAGGTCGATCTCACTCACGTGGTCGCCCCCTCCGTGCGCATTGGTCGTGCGCGACATTACGCGGCACCCACCCCAGAACCGTATCCGGATAACGAGGAAGCATGCGCCATCTGGACAGAGCCACGCCGACGGACCTGCCGTGGCTGACCCGTTGATCG
The sequence above is drawn from the Curtobacterium sp. MR_MD2014 genome and encodes:
- a CDS encoding MarR family winged helix-turn-helix transcriptional regulator, translating into MSEIDLTAAITRLEAAMGALRGRLRERLSVSGSDLTVLQFVARAAAADRTVRVKDLVSHLGLTGPAVTGTVDRLERAGHLCRVPNPEDGRSRFIELTPDTQRAYAAAMDSTNEHLHELLSSFSEREITRYVRVIDRVIEALEYGAPTP